Part of the Melitaea cinxia chromosome 6, ilMelCinx1.1, whole genome shotgun sequence genome is shown below.
GCTTTTGCCGTGAAAGCGCCTAAGTTTGGCTTGATTTCCTCGGGATCCATAGTTGtagttgtacaaatatttatttctagtttGAATGCAGTCCTTTTGGGCTTCCCCACCATGCTtcagagagcacgttgagcTGTCGTTCCCGGTTATTATCACAACATCTTATAGTGGTCGTTAGTTATATTAGGGAAAACATCCtttatccgtcaacccgcagtgaacCAAAATGATGGATTAAGGCCCGAtctttctcctatatggagaaagaggcctattttttttttttttttttgatatcgcagggtaacccatttacgggtgatatccaggatacccgggtaggcattcctagaccgtatgtcggcttagcacttgggggtgcactaccgaccaaaacccctgcgggagccttcagccgctttaattggagggtcccggatctgcaggcaacaggatccctccagcgacaggctggcctcggcgaaaagaccagacttctcctccatgggactgtccggctcacctctgaacaatcccgacgacgccatgtctagcaggaccgggttcccatcccggcccgacatgggcacaggggcgttactggaaacgcattaagtagcgcctcctacgcacccccgttcgtcgcctgcggacggaggcctcgtcggcggccccctctctcatccgctcgtcgttctccttctgggacattactgtctcgcagaaggagaccatcgccttccaggactcgtcgtcgccgagcatcgcggtgataacgctcggcagtgacaagtcccctccgaggactgtcgtcagatcgcgacgtagcgccgcccatctcgggcacacctcgagggtgtgctgggcagagtccaccgccgcgccacaatcgtgacattcagtcgtcggctccctttgggccgtccgacacaagtattcaccaaagcagccatggagaaagaggcctatacccagcttTAAGATGTTATAGCCTGAATCGtgaacataattaaatacattaataatatatgtcgGCAGTTTTCTCATCAAAGGTGCTCGAAATCTTACAGGAGTtaatcgaaaaaaattaacctaccccCTTTGAGGTTAGAACAACGCTTGGCTcgggcgctgcgggaagtgcaacCCTTCCGctcttgcgtgcgaaagcacactcactcatgctccgttccgcagggGCTCCTCAGCCGCttctctacgcattcgttcgcgcgctttcgcacggcgggcgagggctgccctccctccgcgcctccggcttaaaaaaacacTGTAGGGGTatggcagaccaagaccacgtgggcAGTAGGtactccgattcggttttgggtatttttcgaatttctatacctatattctagcacaaTGTTACTAatgttaacaattttaattttattagaatattatgtctgacgcgttatttggtttaaaagtgtctatttgtcagtcgttaaaggtcagttcgtatagtattttgatcttgcagtaaagatcgtttttacgtaaatttgttcgaaaataacgcgtgataatCGCGtaaacggagcatgagtacacttcccgcagcaccggaattaaggtacTAATTGGTAATTAATCTACCTGTGATATACATCATAGccttaaattttatcaataaatactccACCGCTTTTTGTCATTAAGGTGTCATGTTTTAGAGAAAAAATATGggtttcaaacaaaaaaaaacaagaaaatcggataagccattttccgaAAAATCAATCTTTTATGCCTATATAAGGTTTGAGTCGATACAATTTCACGCGAGTGTATTTGACAataattactttcaaattttgCTAGGAGCTAATATAACGTAGAATTGTATATGATGTATACCATAGAAAAGATtagataacaataaatatatctacatgttaaaacattaaaatatgttatatatttttaacaaatgaatAGTCGGTGGCTTtccttaatattataaaacatgttttttaacCAAAAACTTATCTTGAAAACTCATAGCATTACGTTTATATTAGTGCAAGTTttcattttagttataaaaatactattgaACCTTTTATTAAGCAATTGTTgtcctaaaaaaattatatacatatacaaagaCTTAATGGGTgaaattcatttattcataATCATATAGATTCATCAAACATATTACTTTCCATATAATCAATACCATCATTATCTATTACAAAAGACGAAAAATATTTTCCATTACCGGAATTAGCAtcgtatttattacaaatacagTAACAAACACTTTTACTACAACCTCTGCATTTACTTGAATGTTTTATTGTAATCTCATCATCAAAATAACATGTTAAGAAATCatcaattttacatttaatattatgtgAAATATCATAATCATAACCATTTAATACATtggtttttaaatatgaatctaCACTCTGAAAGGTGCTAAGAATATTAAATTCTTGCTTCTGCTTTTTGGACAAGATCTTATCAAGCATAAAGACTAAGTGATGATGATAGCATTGGAATGTTATTTTATCTTTACTCTCATTTTTTATATCCATCCATAATCTTACGCAACTGAGTGGAGTCTTATTAGTTCCACTGAAGAGAGCAGGATTACTTAATATTCCATTGGCAACCATTACTCccctacaatttatttttttatatagcatATCTGCATCATCTAAGGTCTTAATACCACCGTTTCCAATCACTGGTATTCTTACTATCTCACATACTTCTTTTAAGCTATCTATATTGATATCATCCCCACTTTTTTGTGTCGGTGTCCGTCCATGAACTGTTATAAAATCTATTCCACATTTTTCTAGTTGCTGACACAAAGTTATAGTCTTCTTTATCTCTtgtaaaattcttattttaactgATACACTAAAGTTTgatggaaaattattttttatagttctaAGCAAATCATGAATAAGTTCTGGTTGAGATAATAAAGCGCATCCATATCCATCTTTCATTGCCCATCTCTGAGGACATCCACAGTTTAAATCAACTCCATCAGCATAAGAGTATATTAATTTAGACGCGTCTAAAAAATCTTCAGCATTATTGGCCGCAAACTGGACAATCAAAGGAGAATCATTCATAGTTGTCATAAATTCATTTGACCTTGCTTTTTCATTCTGACAAAAAGAGTCCGCTAAGATCATAGGAGTGAAACATAAATCGACACCGAAACTGTaagaattgaaaataaattatgtacattaaaatatattggtaATTTAAGTATACTGgcaaaactgaaaataaaattgtaatacgaCTTACTTTTTCACTAAAGTTCTAAATTGTACTTTACTGTATCTGACCATAGGAGCACACACTTTAACGTAAGTACTGTTACGCTTTGCGTTTTcaaataattcatttatatttgtttttattttcattgtattacataaattattcttaacgttttataagtaaatattcaaactatctattatatatgtatatgacataaaaaaaattatacagtgAGCAACCTTAACGTTCACAATTTATAATTGAAAGTAtgaatagttttataataattacataaaagtataaaattttcaaaagctTTCAGGAAAACAACTTAAATGATAGATCCACGTGAGTGTTGTTATAGGGAAGGGCatcaaatatcgatatatcgaaatatcgatattttttcaaaaaaatatcgataaatatcggcgatatttttaattaatataataaataaatttcaaaatatcgataatcgatatttatttttgaatatcgaagtcgatattttttttaaactatattatattttaaatgaattatgtatTCTACTTTTATTGCAACATATGGTCCGTTTTATctgtaaatgaatataaaacagAGCGCGCGAGTTTTAGTATTAGTGCTGTCTAAATCCCTCTGTAGTTTGTGAACGCAACCAAAAAACATGTCTATGGGTAGTTTCTTTAGACTTAATTTAAGTGTGATCAAATACCAAAGTGTGAATCTAATGCTAATCTATGGTGTAACGTGTGCGTACATGTTCTTTaagctggactgattttgacgggactttcactagcagatagctggtgtaataaggtgtaacttaggctacttttattttacatttttttatttataactgcgaactgaacaataacttttttgttaaattccacgcggacgaagtcgcgggcacagcagctagtaataatatgtaattcatatatacaataatatatatattcttcattgttatcataatacttaagtcttcattgtaataatatgtaataaaattaatatacctgccaaatttttcaatttgtagtaaaaatatcgatatatcgaaatatcgatattttttattcagtatatatcaatactttttaaaaatatcgatacgatatatatcgatatatttttttcatttgcccaTCCATATTCTGTGTTgtataagcaagttattttactctttgattCTGTGATTCTGACACTGACTGAAGCAAggaagttattttactctttggaCTGAagtctaatattatattatagtcaatttttattataaacgacaattattttgttctcattacag
Proteins encoded:
- the LOC123654324 gene encoding tRNA-dihydrouridine(20a/20b) synthase [NAD(P)+]-like, which gives rise to MKIKTNINELFENAKRNSTYVKVCAPMVRYSKVQFRTLVKNFGVDLCFTPMILADSFCQNEKARSNEFMTTMNDSPLIVQFAANNAEDFLDASKLIYSYADGVDLNCGCPQRWAMKDGYGCALLSQPELIHDLLRTIKNNFPSNFSVSVKIRILQEIKKTITLCQQLEKCGIDFITVHGRTPTQKSGDDINIDSLKEVCEIVRIPVIGNGGIKTLDDADMLYKKINCRGVMVANGILSNPALFSGTNKTPLSCVRLWMDIKNESKDKITFQCYHHHLVFMLDKILSKKQKQEFNILSTFQSVDSYLKTNVLNGYDYDISHNIKCKIDDFLTCYFDDEITIKHSSKCRGCSKSVCYCICNKYDANSGNGKYFSSFVIDNDGIDYMESNMFDESI